One Mus musculus strain C57BL/6J chromosome X, GRCm38.p6 C57BL/6J DNA window includes the following coding sequences:
- the Rtl5 gene encoding retrotransposon Gag-like protein 5 isoform X1 yields MSEAAGNLNSLRLANVALREELNALRGENVQLGLQLGRALAEVNSLRGNVSSYIRWPMPIVPVLAEENFEFLLNETDPTPEEEEEEEEEVPFLCWPPPRTDPEYVSDDLLINVVQDYTNPDGSSDPPLSPSPSQPELHSPMLKEPTFEFLLPPLERPDIEPFSGDPVYLAEFLMQLETFIADHEDHFPGGAERVAFLISFFTGEARDWAISVTQEGSSLHANFPRFLDEIRKEFCGPIPSRVAKKAIRKLKQGNCTLGSYADAFQFLAQFLSWDDCRLQNQFLKGLSEIFRKELLWSTEVADLDELILECVKIERKVRVPKTASLTGVQNSCCPFALIPNEDENEGVEFYSENEGEGEEAGGYRLYLKDQRQHMTAFPQEMREEEEEMRKEEDEMEDEEDEDEDEDYEFEEEDEDDDDEEEEEEEEEEEDKEEEMKNEDSDENKYEEEDEVIVRVLEPEQEQEREEIEHEHVYVHEHIHAHVHTLAAHHHGLHGELMVMDEPVLVDTSTQTISSAIGYHAENYLGVSPSVMHSSRQRSQNRVPLLEGLPGTNSSFYSPPPLMRHAGRLGQRQMRRCPSVLFCLTPRQGGHRATQGRIRV; encoded by the coding sequence atgtCTGAAGCGGCGGGAAATCTCAATAGCCTCCGCTTGGCGAATGTGGCCCTGCGAGAGGAGTTAAATGCCCTTCGAGGAGAGAATGTCCAGCTGGGCCTGCAGCTCGGAAGAGCCTTGGCCGAGGTTAATTCCTTGCGGGGCAATGTCTCGAGCTACATCCGCTGGCCCATGCCCATAGTACCGGTCCTTGCCGAGGAGAACTTTGAGTTCCTGCTCAATGAGACTGATCCCActcctgaggaggaggaagaggaggaggaggaggtgcctTTCCTGTGCTGGCCTCCTCCACGCACAGATCCCGAGTACGTCTCAGATGATCTTTTGATTAATGTGGTCCAGGACTATACCAACCCCGACGGGTCCAGTGACCCTCCTCTGTCACCCAGCCCGTCCCAGCCGGAACTGCACTCCCCCATGTTAAAGGAGCCAACCTTTGAGTTCCTTTTGCCACCGCTGGAGCGGCCAGACATAGAACCCTTTTCAGGCGACCCAGTGTACCTGGCTGAATTTCTGATGCAGCTAGAGACTTTCATAGCAGATCACGAGGATCACTTCCCTGGGGGCGCGGAACGGGTGGCATTTCTCATCTCCTTTTTCACAGGGGAAGCGAGAGACTGGGCTATCTCAGTCACTCAGGAAGGAAGCTCCTTGCATGCCAACTTCCCGCGCTTCCTGGATGAAATCCGTAAGGAATTCTGTGGCCCCATCCCCTCACGCGTGGCTAAAAAGGCCATACGCAAGCTCAAGCAGGGAAACTGTACCCTGGGCAGCTATGCAGATGCTTTTCAGTTCTTGGCCCAGTTCTTGTCTTGGGATGACTGTCGCCTCCAAAACCAATTTCTCAAAGGCTTGTCAGAAATTTTTCGAAAGGAACTCTTATGGTCAACTGAAGTGGCCGACCTGGATGAGCTGATTCTTGAGTGTGTCAAGATAGAAAGGAAAGTGCGTGTCCCCAAGACAGCCTCGCTCACTGGAGTTCAAAATAGCTGCTGCCCCTTTGCACTAATTCCTAATGAGGATGAAAATGAAGGTGTGGAGTTCTACAGTGAAAATGAGGGTGAGGGTGAAGAGGCAGGCGGGTACAGGCTTTATCTGAAGGATCAGAGGCAGCACATGACAGCTTTCCCACAAGAgatgagggaggaagaggaggagatgaggaaagaggaagacgagatggaggatgaggaggatgaggacGAGGATGAGGATTATGAAtttgaggaggaggatgaagacgacgacgacgaggaggaagaggaggaggaagaggaggaggaagacaaggaggaggagatgaagaatGAGGATAGCGATGAGAATAAgtatgaagaagaagatgaagttaTCGTTAGGGTCCTGGAgccagagcaggagcaagagagggaggagatagagcacgagcatgtgtatgtgcacgagCACATACACgcccatgtgcacacacttgcTGCCCACCACCACGGCCTACATGGAGAGCTCATGGTGATGGACGAACCTGTCCTTGTTGACACGTCAACCCAGACCATTAGCTCCGCCATAGGCTACCATGCTGAAAATTACCTGGGGGTATCCCCTTCTGTAATGCATTCTAGCAGACAGAGGAGCCAGAATCGAGTCCCACTTCTGGAGGGCCTTCCCGGGACCAATTCATCCTTCTACAGCCCGCCACCACTGATGCGCCATGCAGGTCGCTTGGGGCAACGCCAAATGCGAAGATGTCCCTCAGTGCTCTTCTGCCTCACTCCTAGGCAGGGGGGCCACCGAGCTACTCAAGGTCGAATTCGAGTGTGA